The Ornithorhynchus anatinus isolate Pmale09 chromosome X5, mOrnAna1.pri.v4, whole genome shotgun sequence nucleotide sequence TCCCTACTGCGCGATTGGTGCCGGATGGAAATAAAGGATCATGTTCAACGCGCTCACAAGTCTGGAGTCCTGTCTCCCCGAGGGAGGATGTGCTGGGGGCGAAGGGGGAAGAAGACagggcacacacaaacacacatatacacacacacaacaacaACCGTgctgaagaaagaggaagagactcGATTCTGGCCTAGGGGTCTCTCACATTgggtggaggagacaggacacacacacactacgccgaagaaataataataataatgattacggtagttgttaagcgcttactatgtgccaagcactgttctaagcgctggagtaggtataaggtaataataataatgttggtatttgttaagcgcttactatgtgcagagcactgttctaagcgctggggtagacacaggggaatcaggttgtcccacgtggggctcacagtcttcatcccccttttacagatgaggtaactgaggcacagagaagtgaagtgacttgcccacggtcacacagctgacaagtggcagagccgggattcgaacccatgacctctgactccagagcccgggctcttgccactgtaaggtaatcaggtgtcccatgtggggctcacagtcttaatccctatattatttttattgtatttgttgagagcttattatgtgccaagcactgttctaagcactgaatagatacaagctaatcaggtggtcccatatggggctcccagtcttaatccccatattattattattattgtatttggtaagcacctatcacgtgacaagcactgctgtaagcactgggctagatacaagataatcaggttgccccacatagggctcgtagtcttactccccattttgcagatgagggaaatgaggcacagagaataataataataatgttggtatttgttaagcgcatactatgtgcagagcactgttctaagcgctgcggtagatacagggtactcagcttgtcccacgtggggctcacagtcttaatccccattttcagatgaggtaactgaggcacagagaagttaagtgacttgcccaaggtcacacagcagacaagtggcagagctaggattagaatccacgttctctgactcccaaccccaggctctttccattgagtcacactgcttctcttgagagaCAGGCACTCCTatctgtaatcagtcaatcaaaggtatttattgagtgcttactgtgtgcagagcactgtattaagcacttgggaaagtacagtaccatagagttggtagacacaatctttacCCGCAAgaagcttaaattctagagggaGCTGACAGTGAATCATGTAACCTGAAGTCTCCCATGTGACTTTTCTGGGTCGTTTTCCACTcggacatttagagaagcagcgttgcctagtgggaagtgcacggacctgggagtcagaagttctgggttctaatcccgactctgctacgagtctgctatgtgaccttgggcaagatgctagGGTAAgagaagtggctcagtggaaagagcccgggcttgggagtcagaggtcatgggttcgaatcccgactctgccacttagctgtgtgactgtgggcaagtcacttaacttctctgtgccgcagttccctcttctgtaaaatggggatgaagactgtgagccgcacgtggggcaacctgattaccccgtatctactccagcgcttagaacagtgctctgcacacagtaagcacttaacaaatgccaacattattattattctctgtgcttcagttccgtcatctgaaaaatagggattaagattgtgagccccatgtgggagagagactgtgtccagcccgattatcttgcatctaccccggcgcttagtagagtgcctggcacatagtaagcgcttaacaaaatatcataaaaaataagaaaatccCTGACTGCCTCTCCCTGACGTTGTCTCTTTGCGCCCCCTTGTGGAGCAATAATGTAGGCGACAGATGTCTTAATTTATCGTCTGGCTCCCCCTGCCGGCAATGTCTTTAtaataacattaattattattattattattattattattattattattattattcagtcaatcgtatttattgagcacttgctgtgtgcaaagcactgtactaagcgcttggaaagtacaattcggcaacacatagagacaatccccacccaacaacgggctcacagtctagacgaggggagacagacaacaaaacaaaacaacaggcatcaaaagcgtcaatataaatagaattataaatgcacatcattaataaaatgaatagaataataaatatgtacatatctaaccAAGtactgcggggaggggaggggcgtagagcagagggagtcggggagatggggagggggagctgaggaaaagggggggctcagtctgggaaggcctcctggaggaggtgagctttcagtaggtctttgaaagggggaaatgtgctagtttggcggaagtgaggaaggagggcatttcaggccagaggtaggacgtggaccaggggtatttgttaagcgcttaccatgtaccacatactgttctaagcgctggggtagatacaaggtaatcaggttggacacagtccctggtccctcttgggtctcccagtcttaatccccattttacaggtgaggtaaatgaggcacagagaagttaagtgactcacccaaagtcacagctgattagtggcagagctgggattagaacccatgacctctgactcccaaacccgtgctcttgccactaagccacactgcttctctaatctttatCCCAGGCTAACTCTGGCCCAGCTCCAGCCTAATCCTGATgaggaggaaaaataataataacgataaataaTAGtttcaacaacaataacaataatatgtgttaagtgtttactatgtgccaaggactgtactaagcgctggggtagatagaagataaccaggttggatccccgtcccatatagggctcaaatccccattttatggatgagcaaACAAGAGGCACAAGGAGGGTAGTCcaagtggaggggggtgggggaccggTCCAGACGAGGGGGTAGGTTGGGTGGAAGCAGACCACCCAGGTCTGGCAGCTCCTCCACCACTGACCACACCTCATCCGGGTCCTCTCGGGGTCAGCCACACCAGCTTGCCTAGACCCGATCGTCCTGTAACAGAACCATGGTAGGTAGgttgatgtgggaagggaatctaTCCACAACCagctcatccctcccctcccttttatACTGATGTGAAGCTGTTTTCCACCAAGTACCTGTCAGCCCCGAGGCAGGTGGATGGACCGGTTGACCTCTTAGCTGACATACATCTCTGAGGTGACTTGGTCCACCCCCGcctcttcaccctcccacccACGGAATCCTACCGCGACGTCACTGCAGTGTGTGATTAAACTGGAACTGGAGGAAGTCACTAATTACGCATCTCCCTGATGGGACCAGGTAAATAGCCACTGGTGAGGACTACCAGGACGACAGGGAGCCATGGCGGCTGGAGGAGGCCCCAAGACAGTGGAAGGGGAACCCGAGGTCTCTGAGAGACCCTGTGAGTCTGCTTTGGAGCCAGCTGGTGCGGTTGGGGGGTGTGGTCTTGGAGATCCCTGGGAGGGGCAGGTGGTGGGTGGGGCAGGCAGCATCTCCTCCGGTGAAGGATTGAGATCCGGGAGTTCAAAGTGTGCCGGTTGTTCTGGAATAATCTGGGTCGTTAGGCTGTATAGACACcacctggggggcaggggggtggtttgtgtgtgtgtgtgtgtgtctgtgcgctgCCTGAGGGATGTAGGGATGGGGTGGAGAGTGTCCTAAGAGTTGAACCGgatctctgcttcccttccaaaCTTCTCCTCCAAatccatctcctctaggaagcccgACTGGGTTAATCCCTCCCACTGAAAGGGAGGAAtccaccttctccttcctctgtccctcccccagcacccagttcagtgtgtgtgtgtttgtctatgTGCTGCCTGAGAGGTGCAGGGATGGGGTGGAGAGTGTCCTAAGAGTCGAACCGGATCTCTGCCTCCCTTCAAAACTCCTCCTCCAAatccatctcctctaggaagcccgCCTGGGTTAAtccctcccggctcctcctcttccctgtccctcccactGAAAGGGAGGAATccgcctctccttcctctgtcccttcccGAGCACCCAGttcagtgtgtatgtgtgtcctacctctcccctcaccccgcaACTCTCCCATCTGATTCAGGATGGGTCTGGTGGGAGCTGGgcctctgtcagtcaatcgtatttgttgagcacttagagtgcagagcaccatagtaagcgcttgggagagaacactagaaccataatcacttgtcagctgtgtgactgtgggcaagtcacttaacttctctgtgactcaattccctcctctgtaaaatgggggtgaagatgtgagcctcacgtgggacaacctgatgaccctgtatctcccccagcacttagaacattgctctgcacatagtaagcgcttaacaaataccaacattattattattattagagacatcccctgcccacaacgagctgacagtctagaaagtgGGGGGGTCTGACTCtcatcatccccctcccagccccgcgacCTCTCGGAGCCACGGCGGACACCCCGGTGGAGGAGTCCATATTCCACATCATCCGCTGTTATCACCACTACGCGGCCCGCGAGGGGGACGTGGAGACCCTGACCCTGCAGGAGCTCACAGACCTGCTCACCGACAACGTCCCTCAGTTCTTCACCAACCTGGTGAGCGaggcctccatccccccccccccggtgggtGGACTTGGGGGGGGCCGCCCCTGCCTCGTGTCTGTGCTAGGCCCGACGACCCGTCCTCGACCCCCAAATCTctcgccccttctcccctccagggcCGTAGCGACCCCTGCTATATCGGGGAGCTCTTCAAGGTCGCCGACAGGAACAAAGACAACCAGATCTCCTTCGACGAGTTCTTGTATATCGTGGGCAAGCTGGTCCAAGACTACCACCTGCGCTACCACCGTCAGCTGTGCGCTGGATCCCAGCCCGCCCCCAGCCTCTACTGAGGCTGGGCCTACCCACCCCACACACCAGCGCCTCCCTGCCGGCAGGTCTGGAAAGAGGggcgcctccctcccccgccaccagggggcgccgCGCCTCCTACCCCAACACCAGGGGTCGCCGCGGCCTAAATTGGGGTTCGGGGCGAGCGGAGCGGATCTCGGGAGTAAGGGGTCCGTGGACATTAAAAATTTAGTTGGATGAAATCACCGGTTCTGTTGGCTTCTCTTCGAGGGCATGGATGGGGTCTATCGGCTTTATTGCCCTTTCtcgagcgcttattacagtgctgcgcacacaataagggctcggTCAGTAGCGTTTATTAATTGGAGGGGTGCTGGGGAGAGACGGTCGGGGGAAAAAGGGAGTGGAGGAGTCctctgaggggggaggaggaggatgagagcaaTGGATACAGCTGCAGTGGatgaaacacgggcctgggagtcagaaggccgtggtttctaatcctgactctgccacttatctgctgggtgaccgtgggcaagtaat carries:
- the LOC114807897 gene encoding protein S100-A15A-like, whose protein sequence is MAAGGGPKTVEGEPEVSERPSPRPLGATADTPVEESIFHIIRCYHHYAAREGDVETLTLQELTDLLTDNVPQFFTNLGRSDPCYIGELFKVADRNKDNQISFDEFLYIVGKLVQDYHLRYHRQLCAGSQPAPSLY